The proteins below come from a single Hemitrygon akajei chromosome 2, sHemAka1.3, whole genome shotgun sequence genomic window:
- the LOC140718858 gene encoding zinc-binding protein A33-like, with the protein MASADFVQELTCPVCLEVFTDPVSLECGHHFCGACISQVWERASGDVSCPQCRQVFVQRNTRPAHILSNVAERVRQLRVGTAERTEEFVCQEHDEKLKLFCQEEQEMICVVCALSAQHKMHNVIPIKEAAQALKEKLEESLKFLKEQMNQSVWSKQEGEAAIRGLKDQVDGRSCEIRDEFEKMHQFLREKQQQMEAELQREADKILTQLENNLKRTVEEISSLEEVIKAVKVQLGIQEPQGLLKDIQVLLKRCELPVSSPGVVSVDLPEDVAEGRLRYLKVWKEMRAVVSPVPERLTLDPDTAPISSSSLRI; encoded by the exons ATGGCTTCTGCAGACTTCGTCCAGGAATTAACGTGTCCCGTCTGTCTGGAGGTGTTCACCGATCCGGTCTCCCTGGAGTGCGGACATCACTTCTGTGGAGCGTGTATCTCTCAGGTTTGGGAGAGGGCTTCGGGGGATGTCTCCTGCCCCCAGTGCCGACAGGTTTTCGTCCAGAGGAACACCAGGCCCGCTCACATCCTGAGCAACGTCGCAGAGCGGGTCAGGCAGCTGAGGGTGGGGACGGCCGAGCGGACGGAGGAGTTTGTCTGCCAGGAGCACGACGAGAAGCTGAAACTGTTCTGCCAGGAGGAGCAGGAGATGATCTGCGTGGTGTGTGCCCTGTCGGCGCAGCACAAGATGCACAATGTCATCCCGATAAAGGAGGCAGCCCAGGCGCTCAAG GAAAAGTTGGAAGAGTCACTGAAGTTTCTAAAAGAGCAAATGAACCAGAGTGTTTGGAGTAAGCAGGAAGGGGAGGCTGCGATCCGGGGGCTGAAG GACCAGGTTGATGGACGGAGCTGTGAGATCAGGGATGAATTTGAGAAGATGCACCAGTTCCTGCGTGAGAAGCAACAGCAGATGGAAGCAGAGCTGCAGAGAGAAGCGGACAAAATCCTAACACAACTGGAAAACAATTTAAAGAGAACCGTCGAGGAAATCTCTTCCCTTGAAGAAGTGATAAAAGCTGTAAAAGTGCAATTGGGAATTCAAGAGCCCCAAGGGCTCCTCAAG GATATTCAAGTCCTTTTGAAGAG GTGTGAGTTGCCGGTTTCCAGTCCTGGTGTGGTGTCTGTCGATCTTCCTGAGGATGTGGCTGAAGGAAGGTTGAGGTATCTCAAAGTGTGGAAGGAAATGAGAGCCGTGGTTTCACCAG TGCCAGAGCGGCTGACACTGGACCCGGATACAGCTCCAATCAGCTCGTCCTCTCTCAGGATCTGA